A region of Alteromonadaceae bacterium 2753L.S.0a.02 DNA encodes the following proteins:
- a CDS encoding translation initiation factor 1 produces MKNSKLVYSTDKGRIKTSEPSAPQEPSGDGIVRLHRESKGRGGKGVTLVKGISLNDSDLKSLAKNLKQLCGTGGTVKNGIIEIQGEQREKIRDWLQQQGFQVKIAGG; encoded by the coding sequence ATGAAAAACAGTAAGCTAGTCTATTCCACCGACAAAGGTCGTATCAAAACCAGCGAACCTAGCGCACCGCAAGAACCTTCCGGCGATGGCATTGTACGATTACACCGCGAAAGTAAGGGCAGGGGCGGTAAAGGAGTCACTCTGGTGAAAGGCATATCGCTGAACGACTCCGATCTCAAAAGCCTCGCTAAAAATCTCAAACAACTTTGCGGTACCGGTGGCACCGTCAAAAACGGCATCATCGAAATTCAAGGTGAACAGCGTGAAAAAATCCGTGACTGGTTACAACAACAGGGCTTTCAGGTAAAAATCGCTGGCGGGTAA
- a CDS encoding voltage-gated potassium channel produces MSDTETNSDKPQSALQKKIYDIIFGTETPAGRLFDLWLIWLILLSVLTLMIDSVDWLEHRWEALLVAAEWVFTLLFTLEFIARIYCSPRPKHYVFSFYGVVDFFSILPSYLALIFPGANYLLVVRLLRVLRIFRILKLVRYLTDANILVRAVVFSRRKILVFFISVLVLSTIFGSLMYLVEGPQNGFSSIPKSIYWTIVTITTVGYGDITPHTALGQVIAAAAMLTGYSILAVPTGIFTAELSREMQKARTIVSCSQCERSGHDDDARYCRHCGTLLPEHIAPATDKN; encoded by the coding sequence ATGAGCGACACGGAAACAAACAGCGACAAACCTCAGAGTGCGTTGCAGAAAAAAATATACGACATTATTTTCGGCACGGAAACACCGGCCGGCCGTTTGTTCGATCTCTGGTTAATTTGGTTGATTCTGCTGAGCGTTCTGACTTTAATGATCGATTCTGTCGATTGGTTGGAGCATCGTTGGGAAGCACTCTTAGTAGCTGCCGAATGGGTCTTTACGCTGTTGTTCACACTTGAATTTATCGCCAGAATTTATTGTTCCCCACGACCTAAACATTACGTATTTAGCTTTTACGGCGTGGTTGATTTCTTTTCGATATTGCCGAGCTATCTCGCGTTGATTTTCCCGGGGGCCAATTATTTGTTGGTTGTGCGACTGTTGCGTGTGTTGCGAATATTTCGAATTTTAAAGCTGGTACGCTATTTAACAGACGCCAATATATTGGTGCGTGCGGTGGTATTTTCACGGCGCAAGATTTTGGTGTTTTTTATATCGGTATTGGTACTTTCAACCATTTTTGGGTCATTGATGTACCTTGTTGAGGGCCCGCAAAATGGCTTTAGTAGCATACCAAAGAGCATCTACTGGACCATCGTCACCATCACCACTGTAGGTTACGGTGATATTACCCCGCATACAGCGTTAGGACAGGTGATCGCCGCCGCTGCTATGTTAACGGGTTATTCAATTCTCGCTGTGCCGACGGGGATATTTACTGCCGAGCTTTCACGGGAAATGCAAAAGGCGAGAACAATCGTCTCCTGTTCCCAGTGCGAGCGCAGCGGACATGATGATGATGCCCGCTATTGTCGTCACTGTGGCACTTTGCTACCGGAACACATCGCACCCGCTACGGATAAAAATTAA
- a CDS encoding diguanylate cyclase (GGDEF)-like protein, translating into MTKTITSKRGEVAHISESSLTENAELLGLLDAMRSLILYFDRWGNVIHGNLRARVWRPIDQLLGRSFSELAEDWHNAQETQREIMQVIRTGLPSWGVRESAGDGLDCQWFSVDKIPTLNASKEVTGVMLVVTEITESVLKERALIESDARYKAFIENSADAIWCFDICPPIETSLPNHLQADQILKRAVLVECNEMLARLFGAERAKDVLGLPLHRSGSLSTREDVRTFVDNGYRLVGQEFSRADRYGQKGYMQSSAIGVVENGYLVRAWGITRDITDQKSYTDRMEYLANHDSLTLLPNRSLLYSTIENAITHASTSQLMALMLIDLDRFKEINDTLGHRAGDNVLQQLGPRLEAELGELDGLVARLGGDEFAVFLPRVRNAHQAVVMAHRFIDCLGEPFEIESFRTEISASIGISIFPNQGRDVSTLMRYADVAMYHAKTSLKGVSVYDPQFDPHSPTRLEMMGALRRAIRENQLELYYQPKVDLNTHQVSGFEALLRWNHPDMGMVPPGEFIPIVEKSNLIFPLTCWVMEQAIKQCSRWRSLGHDIKVAMNLSASNVTDERLLAELRRLLSENELDGCHLEMELTESTIMNDPERALLALQKISALGVRLSIDDFGTGYSSLAYLKRLPVKTLKIDKSFVMDMLVDEQDEIIVNSTINLAHNLGLNVVAEGVESAEVYQRLQAHQCDCAQGFHIAKPMPATHATDWLEQSNWLAASE; encoded by the coding sequence TTGACGAAAACGATTACGAGTAAGCGCGGCGAAGTGGCTCATATCAGTGAGTCGTCACTCACAGAAAACGCCGAACTTCTCGGATTGCTGGATGCAATGCGCTCACTCATTTTGTATTTTGATCGCTGGGGCAACGTGATTCACGGCAATCTACGCGCACGGGTTTGGAGGCCTATCGACCAGCTCCTTGGCCGCAGTTTTTCGGAGCTGGCCGAAGACTGGCACAATGCGCAAGAAACACAACGCGAAATCATGCAAGTTATCCGTACTGGATTACCGAGTTGGGGCGTTCGTGAAAGCGCAGGCGATGGGCTCGATTGTCAGTGGTTTAGCGTTGACAAAATTCCCACCCTCAATGCGAGTAAAGAAGTCACCGGGGTGATGTTGGTTGTTACCGAAATCACCGAGTCCGTATTAAAAGAGCGGGCCCTTATCGAGAGCGATGCTCGCTATAAAGCATTTATTGAAAACAGCGCTGATGCTATCTGGTGCTTCGATATTTGCCCGCCCATTGAAACCAGTTTACCGAACCATCTCCAAGCCGATCAAATATTAAAACGTGCGGTCTTGGTTGAATGTAATGAAATGCTGGCGCGCCTATTTGGTGCTGAGCGCGCAAAGGATGTTTTGGGCTTGCCCCTACATCGCAGCGGTTCGCTGTCGACACGCGAGGACGTGAGAACCTTTGTCGATAACGGCTATCGCCTAGTGGGGCAGGAGTTTTCGCGGGCCGATCGATACGGCCAGAAAGGCTACATGCAGAGTTCTGCGATTGGCGTAGTGGAGAACGGCTATCTGGTGCGTGCCTGGGGAATTACGCGGGATATAACTGATCAGAAGAGCTACACCGATCGGATGGAGTATCTCGCCAATCACGATTCACTTACCTTGTTACCCAATCGTTCGCTGCTCTATTCGACCATTGAAAATGCCATTACACACGCATCAACGTCTCAACTTATGGCGTTGATGTTGATAGACCTCGACCGTTTTAAAGAAATTAACGATACTCTCGGGCATCGAGCCGGGGATAACGTGTTGCAGCAATTAGGGCCGCGACTAGAGGCTGAGCTGGGCGAGTTAGATGGCTTGGTGGCACGGCTGGGTGGCGACGAGTTCGCCGTGTTTTTGCCGAGGGTTCGTAACGCGCACCAGGCGGTGGTGATGGCGCATCGCTTTATCGATTGCCTGGGTGAGCCGTTTGAAATTGAAAGTTTCCGTACAGAAATATCCGCCAGTATTGGAATCTCCATTTTCCCCAATCAGGGGCGTGATGTAAGTACACTCATGCGCTACGCCGATGTTGCAATGTATCACGCCAAAACTTCCTTGAAAGGCGTTTCTGTTTACGACCCCCAATTCGACCCCCATTCGCCGACCCGTCTGGAGATGATGGGAGCGCTAAGGCGCGCCATCCGTGAAAATCAGTTGGAGCTGTATTATCAACCGAAGGTGGATCTCAATACGCATCAGGTCAGTGGATTTGAGGCGCTGCTGCGTTGGAATCACCCCGACATGGGAATGGTTCCACCGGGGGAATTTATCCCTATTGTGGAGAAGTCTAATTTGATTTTTCCGTTAACCTGCTGGGTGATGGAGCAGGCGATTAAACAGTGTTCCCGCTGGCGCAGTTTGGGGCACGATATAAAGGTGGCGATGAATCTCTCGGCAAGTAACGTAACCGACGAGCGACTTTTAGCAGAGTTAAGGCGTTTATTGAGCGAAAACGAGCTTGATGGCTGCCATTTGGAGATGGAATTAACGGAGTCGACCATCATGAACGATCCGGAGCGAGCCCTGCTGGCGTTGCAGAAAATCAGCGCGCTTGGCGTCCGTTTGTCGATTGATGATTTCGGTACCGGGTATTCCTCATTGGCTTACTTAAAAAGACTGCCAGTGAAGACTTTAAAAATCGATAAGTCCTTTGTGATGGATATGCTGGTTGATGAGCAGGATGAAATAATTGTTAATTCGACCATCAATCTGGCCCATAACCTCGGCCTGAATGTTGTGGCTGAGGGGGTTGAATCGGCTGAAGTGTATCAGCGCTTGCAGGCACATCAATGCGATTGCGCTCAGGGTTTCCACATTGCCAAGCCGATGCCCGCAACCCATGCCACCGATTGGTTGGAACAGTCTAACTGGTTGGCCGCCAGCGAATAA
- a CDS encoding putative Zn-dependent protease → MFNRFKRQLFRVCTSLLLAIFTTQLALGGDLKLPELGESSAGLISPLQEYELGQKWLRLFRAQVPTTSDPFIQVYVENLVRKLATYSELSDHRLDILVIENPTLNAFAVPGGIIGVHTGLLQYAETEEQMSSVLAHELAHLSQRHYARQVEQQQNASIPFMAAMLASILLGMAAGSEAGIAAASATNAAALDAQLRFSRQMEQEADRLGMETMVRSDMDPYAMSQMFENMLRATRFQRRPPEFLMTHPVTESRVTDTRLRAQQYPQRQVAPVLEYQLVKVRAILLHQKSRNAAVQRFEDELKGNNLTKEAARYGLVLALTRAGQTDRAFKELQPLLDESPENLYYQVADADIYTEAGELKKAQQILKKNLKTHPNSHPLNTRYAELLMMSSNYQECKDILREHVKRRPKDDYIWYLLAEVEGLAGNIFEVHVARAEYFKLNGLFDKAEIQLTNALRLTSSKNTQTRARIQEELKDVRNLRRELKDM, encoded by the coding sequence TTGTTTAATCGCTTTAAAAGACAGCTCTTCCGCGTTTGTACTAGCCTGCTTCTGGCAATATTCACCACCCAGCTTGCACTTGGCGGCGACCTCAAGCTTCCTGAACTCGGTGAATCCAGTGCCGGTCTTATCAGCCCGCTGCAGGAATACGAGTTGGGACAAAAATGGCTCCGCCTGTTTCGAGCTCAAGTGCCAACCACATCAGACCCTTTTATTCAGGTATACGTTGAAAATCTGGTACGTAAGCTTGCGACCTACAGCGAATTGAGCGACCACCGTCTCGACATCCTGGTTATTGAAAACCCAACGCTTAATGCCTTTGCGGTGCCTGGCGGTATTATTGGCGTGCACACCGGTTTGCTGCAATACGCCGAAACGGAAGAGCAAATGTCGTCCGTGTTGGCACACGAACTTGCTCACTTAAGCCAACGTCATTACGCCCGTCAAGTAGAACAGCAGCAAAATGCCAGCATTCCATTTATGGCCGCTATGTTGGCCAGCATCCTGTTAGGCATGGCTGCAGGTTCCGAAGCGGGTATTGCCGCTGCATCGGCAACCAACGCAGCTGCCCTGGACGCGCAATTGCGCTTCAGTCGGCAAATGGAACAGGAAGCAGACCGTCTCGGAATGGAAACCATGGTACGCAGCGATATGGACCCCTATGCGATGTCGCAAATGTTCGAAAATATGTTGCGCGCCACCCGTTTCCAGCGTCGTCCTCCCGAATTTTTAATGACTCACCCGGTTACCGAATCCCGTGTAACTGACACCCGGTTGCGTGCGCAACAATATCCGCAACGCCAGGTTGCACCGGTATTGGAATACCAATTGGTAAAAGTTCGCGCAATATTACTGCATCAGAAATCCCGCAACGCCGCGGTGCAGCGCTTTGAAGATGAGTTAAAGGGCAATAATCTTACTAAAGAAGCTGCGCGCTACGGCTTGGTGTTAGCGCTTACCCGCGCCGGGCAAACCGATCGCGCCTTTAAAGAATTACAACCACTGCTAGACGAAAGCCCCGAGAACCTTTATTACCAAGTTGCCGATGCCGATATATATACTGAAGCCGGTGAGCTGAAAAAAGCGCAGCAAATACTGAAGAAAAACCTTAAAACCCACCCCAACAGTCATCCACTCAATACCCGCTATGCGGAGTTATTGATGATGTCGAGCAACTATCAGGAGTGTAAAGATATTCTGCGAGAACACGTGAAACGTCGCCCTAAAGATGACTACATTTGGTATCTGCTGGCGGAAGTGGAAGGCCTTGCAGGCAATATCTTCGAGGTGCATGTAGCTCGCGCTGAATATTTCAAACTAAATGGCCTGTTCGACAAAGCTGAAATTCAGCTCACCAACGCCTTGCGACTCACTAGTAGCAAAAATACCCAAACCCGTGCTCGTATTCAGGAAGAGCTCAAAGATGTGCGCAACCTGCGTCGCGAACTAAAAGATATGTAA
- a CDS encoding TusA-related sulfurtransferase, whose product MQRVHKLRDIIRASIDQREAFQNNPVSDLNSPTANLEIDARGLACPMPLLKAKQGLSRLDAGQRLRLLATDPGSERDFKTFVKLSEHTLIAFNKQDDVFEYLLEKGEYTSQ is encoded by the coding sequence GTGCAGAGAGTTCACAAACTTCGTGATATCATCCGCGCCAGTATCGATCAGCGCGAGGCATTTCAGAATAATCCTGTGAGCGACTTGAACTCCCCGACTGCCAATCTCGAAATTGACGCCCGTGGCCTTGCGTGCCCTATGCCGCTTCTGAAAGCAAAGCAGGGGCTCAGCCGGCTGGATGCAGGGCAGCGCCTGCGCTTACTGGCTACCGATCCTGGCTCTGAGCGGGATTTCAAAACATTTGTTAAGCTATCTGAACACACTTTAATCGCATTCAATAAGCAGGACGATGTATTCGAGTACCTGCTCGAAAAGGGCGAATATACTTCGCAATAA
- a CDS encoding putative permease, with protein MIHIFKTWLERYFADEEAVLLAVLLIASIIVLVTLGHVLAPMIAAIIIAFLMQGMVQRLNGWGVPHKIAVTLTFLVLTSSLFVGLVFVIPALWKQLINLLNETPKMLVEGQNLLLLLPEKYPALVTEVQVKELIGSLRIEMTQWGQSVLSFSLTQLPIIVAALIYLVLVPILVFFFLKDSEQMMDWLGSLLPNHRPVMRKIWKEMNLQIANYVRGKVIEIVIVGGISSLTFSFLGLRYALLLGISVGLSVLIPYIGAAVVTLPVALIGFFQWGWGNEFFYVMLAYAIIQALDGNVLVPLLFSEAVKMHPVAIVLAVLVFGGLWGFWGVFFAIPLATLCKAIMNAWPTGLQVPAAAKHPVNSANNET; from the coding sequence ATGATTCACATTTTTAAAACCTGGCTGGAACGCTATTTCGCCGACGAAGAAGCGGTGTTACTGGCGGTACTTCTGATTGCCAGCATTATTGTTTTGGTGACCCTGGGGCATGTACTCGCTCCCATGATCGCCGCAATTATCATTGCCTTTCTGATGCAGGGAATGGTGCAGCGCTTAAACGGTTGGGGGGTGCCCCATAAAATTGCTGTCACCCTTACGTTTTTAGTACTTACTTCCAGTTTATTCGTTGGCCTGGTATTCGTGATACCCGCACTTTGGAAACAGTTGATCAACCTGTTGAATGAAACTCCCAAAATGTTGGTCGAAGGTCAAAACCTCTTGTTATTACTTCCTGAGAAATATCCTGCGCTGGTCACTGAGGTTCAGGTTAAAGAACTAATCGGCTCACTGCGTATCGAAATGACCCAGTGGGGGCAGAGTGTTTTATCCTTTTCGCTCACCCAGCTACCAATCATTGTCGCCGCATTGATTTATCTGGTATTGGTGCCCATATTGGTGTTTTTCTTTTTAAAAGACAGCGAGCAAATGATGGATTGGCTCGGTAGCCTGCTGCCTAACCATCGTCCGGTGATGCGTAAAATCTGGAAGGAAATGAATCTGCAGATTGCCAATTACGTACGCGGTAAAGTTATCGAAATTGTGATTGTTGGTGGAATTTCCAGCTTAACTTTCAGTTTTTTAGGATTACGTTATGCGCTGCTTCTGGGGATTTCCGTCGGTCTCTCCGTGTTAATTCCATATATTGGCGCGGCGGTGGTAACTTTGCCGGTGGCGCTCATCGGTTTTTTCCAATGGGGTTGGGGTAATGAGTTTTTTTACGTGATGCTGGCTTACGCCATTATTCAAGCATTAGACGGCAACGTGCTTGTGCCCTTGCTTTTCTCAGAAGCTGTGAAAATGCATCCGGTAGCCATTGTATTGGCTGTATTGGTTTTTGGCGGGCTCTGGGGTTTTTGGGGCGTCTTTTTTGCCATTCCGCTGGCTACTTTGTGCAAAGCCATTATGAACGCCTGGCCGACAGGTTTGCAGGTTCCTGCGGCGGCTAAACATCCTGTGAATAGTGCGAATAATGAAACTTAA